In one window of Nocardia brasiliensis DNA:
- a CDS encoding carbohydrate kinase family protein: MVPQDSGVVAVRNILTRLCKRSGLSLERLRTTEIDVAPLLDLLAVRQHAHRNSISAEEAVLPVVRDLAAQLTPTNRLIADAELVLGLLRDDNVSAAVDLDRLYAADLGERREYLTEQWRLLHESVAAPAIPPTPTVRSLRATPERRAFTELANLLVNESVYDAPAAHTTPIFRAPPVAEPPATQPVPGVVTVIGDAVIDHLYFVDHIPLAGASTQGSSFEEHPGGKGLSRAVAAARLGLRVRLISAVGDDAAGRRVLSYLRSEGVDTDLVKVVPDAPTPVTAVLITSSGAAGFIGCRDDRIRLSAQDLRSPMINAALAASDAVLLTFEQPSPVIEGVMSLVQRMSQRPLLVVHPAPAVGVPQYLYQYLGAVDYLAGTSKDLAAMVPDGAAAAPAETAQRLRALGVRSVCAIEDFRCTVWSDPVTTQIPPFPAAMADSPGAQAAFAAALVYRLVSTRRPAEESDYVWATAAMVATQSFGDVPGAMPPVSDIDRIVRLASEEH, encoded by the coding sequence ATGGTCCCGCAGGACTCGGGTGTGGTTGCCGTGCGCAACATCCTCACGCGCCTGTGCAAGCGTTCCGGGCTCAGCCTCGAACGCCTGCGCACCACCGAGATCGATGTCGCGCCACTACTGGATCTGCTGGCCGTGCGGCAACACGCGCACCGCAACAGCATCTCCGCCGAGGAGGCGGTGCTGCCGGTGGTGCGCGATCTGGCTGCGCAACTGACGCCGACGAACCGGCTCATCGCCGACGCCGAACTCGTGCTCGGACTGCTCCGCGACGACAACGTCTCCGCCGCAGTGGATCTCGACCGGCTCTATGCCGCCGATCTCGGCGAGCGCCGCGAATACCTCACCGAACAGTGGCGGCTGCTGCACGAATCCGTTGCCGCGCCTGCCATCCCGCCGACGCCGACGGTGCGCTCGCTGCGCGCCACCCCCGAACGGCGCGCGTTCACCGAACTGGCGAACCTGCTCGTCAACGAGTCGGTCTACGACGCGCCCGCGGCGCACACCACCCCCATCTTCCGCGCTCCGCCCGTCGCGGAACCGCCTGCTACGCAGCCGGTTCCGGGTGTGGTCACGGTGATCGGTGACGCGGTTATAGACCACCTCTACTTCGTCGACCACATTCCGCTGGCAGGCGCCTCGACGCAGGGCAGCAGTTTCGAGGAGCATCCCGGCGGCAAAGGACTCAGCCGCGCGGTGGCCGCGGCCCGGCTCGGGTTGCGGGTCAGGCTGATCTCGGCGGTCGGCGACGACGCGGCGGGCCGGCGGGTACTGAGCTACCTGCGGTCGGAGGGCGTCGACACCGACCTGGTGAAGGTGGTGCCCGACGCACCGACGCCGGTCACCGCGGTGCTCATCACCAGCTCCGGCGCCGCGGGTTTCATCGGCTGCCGCGACGACCGGATCCGGTTGAGCGCCCAGGACTTACGCAGCCCGATGATCAACGCCGCGCTCGCCGCCTCGGACGCGGTGCTGCTCACCTTCGAGCAGCCGAGCCCGGTCATCGAGGGCGTGATGTCGTTGGTGCAGCGGATGTCCCAGCGGCCGCTGCTCGTGGTGCACCCAGCGCCCGCAGTCGGTGTGCCGCAATACCTTTACCAATACCTCGGTGCCGTCGACTATCTCGCGGGCACGAGCAAGGACCTCGCCGCGATGGTGCCCGACGGGGCCGCGGCCGCCCCCGCCGAGACCGCGCAGCGTTTGCGGGCGCTCGGCGTCCGCTCGGTGTGCGCGATCGAGGACTTCCGCTGCACCGTCTGGTCGGACCCGGTGACCACGCAGATTCCGCCGTTTCCCGCCGCGATGGCCGATTCACCGGGTGCTCAGGCAGCCTTCGCCGCAGCGCTGGTATACCGTCTCGTCTCGACCCGCCGACCGGCCGAAGAGAGCGACTACGTCTGGGCGACCGCGGCGATGGTGGCAACGCAGTCGTTCGGGGATGTGCCCGGGGCGATGCCACCGGTCAGCGATATCGACCGCATCGTCAGACTTGCTTCGGAGGAGCATTGA
- a CDS encoding quinone-dependent dihydroorotate dehydrogenase, whose translation MYALLLRLMFLIPPERIHHLVFATMRVSARLAPIRWLMTRLFAADDPILRNTAFGVEFPAPLGLAAGFDKNADGVDAWAPLGFGFAEIGTVTAQAQPGNPAPRLFRLPADRALINRMGFNNFGAAAAADHLRDRRGGVPIGANIGKTKIVEAAVAADDYAISAALLGPLADFVVVNVSSPNTPGLRDLQAVESLRPLLQAVLDSVRVPVLVKIAPDLSDEDIDAVADLAVELGLAGIVATNTTIRRDGLRTPAGEVEAMGAGGLSGAPVADRSLDVLRRLYRRVGDQLVLISVGGIETADQAWERIRAGATLLQGYTGFIYGGPFWTRKIHRGIAQRLRANGYRSIAEAVGAEHTANA comes from the coding sequence ATGTACGCCCTGCTATTACGCCTGATGTTCCTGATCCCGCCGGAGCGGATCCACCACCTCGTCTTCGCGACGATGCGGGTGAGCGCGCGGCTCGCGCCGATCCGCTGGCTGATGACCAGGTTGTTCGCCGCCGACGATCCGATCCTGCGCAACACCGCCTTCGGCGTCGAGTTCCCCGCGCCGCTCGGCCTGGCCGCGGGCTTCGACAAGAACGCCGACGGCGTCGACGCGTGGGCCCCGCTCGGTTTCGGTTTCGCCGAGATCGGCACGGTCACCGCGCAGGCCCAGCCGGGCAATCCGGCACCGCGGCTGTTCCGGCTGCCCGCGGACCGGGCGCTGATCAATCGCATGGGTTTCAACAACTTCGGCGCCGCGGCCGCCGCGGATCATCTGCGGGATCGGCGCGGCGGCGTGCCGATCGGCGCCAACATCGGTAAGACGAAGATCGTCGAAGCCGCCGTGGCCGCGGACGATTACGCGATCAGCGCGGCGCTGCTCGGCCCGCTCGCCGACTTCGTTGTGGTCAATGTCAGCTCCCCCAACACCCCCGGCCTGCGCGACCTGCAGGCCGTCGAATCGCTGCGCCCGCTGCTGCAGGCGGTGCTGGACAGCGTGCGGGTGCCGGTGCTGGTGAAGATCGCCCCCGACCTGTCCGACGAGGACATCGACGCCGTCGCCGATCTCGCCGTCGAACTCGGGCTGGCCGGCATCGTCGCCACCAACACCACCATCCGCCGCGACGGCCTGCGCACGCCCGCGGGCGAGGTCGAGGCCATGGGCGCGGGTGGGCTGTCCGGTGCGCCGGTCGCCGATCGCTCGCTCGACGTGCTGCGCAGGCTCTACCGCCGCGTCGGCGATCAGCTCGTGCTGATCTCGGTCGGCGGCATCGAGACCGCCGACCAGGCGTGGGAACGCATCCGCGCGGGCGCCACCCTGCTGCAGGGCTACACCGGATTCATCTACGGCGGCCCGTTCTGGACCCGCAAGATCCACCGCGGTATCGCGCAACGCCTGCGCGCCAACGGATATCGCAGTATCGCCGAGGCGGTCGGCGCCGAGCACACCGCCAACGCCTGA
- a CDS encoding DUF5703 family protein → MTRAAEEPASAHHSGGRTVRGRALPAGWETSSDDYEYVPLRLPPEVTRVTASMRLAIQAEFGGWELSRVRAYTDGSRRVLLRRRKTALPQPEPGM, encoded by the coding sequence ATGACTCGGGCAGCGGAAGAACCAGCCTCAGCACATCATTCGGGCGGGCGGACCGTGCGCGGGCGCGCCCTGCCTGCCGGCTGGGAGACCAGCAGTGACGATTACGAATACGTGCCGCTGCGGCTGCCACCCGAGGTGACCCGGGTGACCGCATCGATGCGGCTGGCCATCCAGGCCGAATTCGGGGGCTGGGAGTTGTCCCGCGTGCGGGCTTACACCGACGGCAGCCGCCGGGTGCTGCTGCGCCGCCGAAAAACCGCACTACCCCAGCCCGAACCGGGAATGTGA
- a CDS encoding MMPL family transporter: MMPDLRSERVEARTARGESKLHSGLLRWGRFVYRHRYLVLAVCALAVVLSGLYGRDLTGRLTQEGWFDESSESVAASKIADDTFGRDTDSDLILLYTVPEGSTVDDPAVRSAVTGALSDLQARFPDRILKIDSYWDSPFAANATDASRTHAFASIGLRGEGTATVENYAAIEDHLGAGPAGGGPGGTTVQLAGLQPVLAGLNTGMQNDIHRAELIALPLVAILLYFVFGGVVGALLPVLIGGMTIMGTAGIMRVLTGFIDVNVFASTVMTLVSLGLAIDYGLFTVTRFREELAAGRTVEEATARTVATAGRTVLFSAAIIAVSLAALFIFPNGVLRSVPYGGISSVLLAALLSVTALPAALSIAGRRIDWLGWKRFSRSKTEAQIDAGFFSRLARWSMRRPLAVAVPIVLALLALSIPFRHIEFGGISEKYLGAQNPARVAQERFDELFPSFRTEPLKLLVLDANPQQLSDIRYEASQIPGLTGRFEPTVATKDGINVLQAGLVDKQDSDRVIDALRAIPEPPGVRVMVAGVPALERDSINGLLRGLPVLVALLAAAALALMYAAFRSIVLAVKAVAMSALSLVSTLGVLTWVFVEGHGSGIFHFTPGPLMFAVLALIVTVVFGLSTDYEVFLLSRVAEARAGGAEPPEAIRYGIAHTGGVITSAAAILIVVTGAFGFSDLVLMKYIAYGMIAALILDATVIRMLLTPAVLKLIWR, translated from the coding sequence ATGATGCCGGATCTGCGCAGCGAGCGCGTCGAGGCGCGCACCGCCCGAGGGGAATCGAAACTGCACAGCGGGCTCTTGCGCTGGGGCCGGTTCGTCTACCGGCACCGCTATCTCGTGCTGGCGGTGTGCGCGCTGGCGGTGGTGCTGTCCGGGCTGTACGGCCGCGATCTCACCGGTCGGTTGACCCAGGAGGGCTGGTTCGACGAGTCCAGCGAATCGGTCGCCGCCTCCAAGATCGCCGACGACACCTTCGGCCGCGACACCGACAGCGACCTGATCCTGCTCTACACCGTGCCCGAGGGCAGCACGGTCGACGACCCCGCGGTGCGTTCGGCGGTGACCGGCGCGCTGAGCGACCTGCAGGCGCGGTTCCCCGACCGCATCCTCAAGATCGACAGCTATTGGGACAGCCCGTTCGCCGCTAACGCCACCGACGCGTCGCGCACGCACGCGTTCGCCAGCATCGGGTTACGCGGTGAGGGCACGGCGACGGTGGAGAACTACGCCGCGATCGAAGACCATCTGGGCGCGGGACCCGCGGGCGGCGGGCCCGGCGGGACCACGGTCCAGCTGGCGGGCCTGCAGCCGGTGCTCGCCGGGCTCAACACCGGCATGCAGAACGACATCCATCGGGCCGAACTGATCGCGCTGCCGCTGGTGGCGATCCTGCTGTACTTCGTATTCGGCGGGGTGGTCGGTGCGTTGCTGCCGGTGCTGATCGGCGGCATGACGATCATGGGGACCGCGGGCATTATGCGGGTGCTCACCGGGTTCATCGACGTGAACGTCTTCGCGAGTACCGTGATGACCCTGGTCAGCCTCGGGCTCGCGATCGACTACGGGCTGTTCACCGTCACCCGGTTCCGGGAGGAACTCGCGGCCGGGCGCACGGTGGAGGAGGCGACCGCGCGCACCGTCGCCACCGCAGGACGCACCGTGCTCTTCTCGGCCGCGATCATCGCGGTCAGCCTGGCCGCGCTGTTCATCTTCCCCAACGGGGTGCTGCGTTCGGTGCCCTACGGCGGTATCAGCTCGGTGCTGCTGGCCGCCCTGCTCTCGGTGACCGCGCTGCCCGCCGCGCTGAGCATCGCCGGGCGGCGGATCGACTGGCTGGGGTGGAAACGCTTCTCGCGCAGCAAGACCGAGGCGCAGATCGACGCGGGCTTCTTCTCCCGGCTCGCGCGCTGGTCGATGCGCAGGCCGCTGGCCGTCGCGGTGCCGATCGTGCTCGCGCTGCTGGCGTTGAGCATTCCGTTCCGCCACATCGAGTTCGGCGGGATCAGCGAGAAGTATCTCGGCGCGCAGAACCCGGCGCGGGTCGCCCAGGAACGCTTCGACGAACTGTTCCCGAGTTTCCGGACCGAACCGTTGAAACTGCTCGTGCTCGACGCGAATCCGCAGCAGCTCAGCGATATTCGCTACGAGGCAAGCCAGATCCCCGGTCTCACCGGACGATTCGAGCCCACGGTGGCCACCAAGGACGGTATCAACGTGCTACAGGCCGGTCTGGTGGACAAGCAGGACTCCGATCGGGTGATCGACGCGCTGCGCGCGATCCCCGAACCGCCCGGCGTGCGGGTGATGGTGGCGGGGGTGCCCGCGCTCGAACGCGACAGCATCAACGGCCTCTTGCGGGGACTGCCTGTGCTGGTGGCGTTGCTCGCGGCGGCGGCACTGGCGTTGATGTACGCGGCATTCCGGTCGATCGTGCTCGCGGTGAAGGCCGTGGCGATGAGCGCGCTGAGTCTCGTGTCCACCCTCGGCGTGCTCACCTGGGTGTTCGTCGAGGGGCACGGGTCCGGCATCTTCCATTTCACGCCGGGACCGCTGATGTTCGCGGTGCTCGCGTTGATCGTGACCGTGGTGTTCGGGCTCTCCACCGACTACGAGGTGTTCCTGCTGTCCAGGGTCGCCGAGGCGCGCGCCGGCGGCGCCGAACCGCCAGAGGCGATCCGGTACGGCATCGCGCACACCGGAGGTGTGATCACCTCCGCCGCGGCCATTCTCATCGTCGTCACGGGCGCGTTCGGCTTCTCCGACCTGGTATTGATGAAATACATCGCGTACGGGATGATCGCCGCGCTCATCCTCGACGCGACCGTCATCCGCATGCTGTTGACGCCCGCGGTGTTGAAACTGATCTGGCGCTGA
- a CDS encoding YrdB family protein encodes MRAVNGVNLGLMFLLEVGVIAGACVWGFTTSGGLVLRVSLGVLAPVLFILMWALFGAAADARFPLTGPWRVALELIWFGGGALAWATATESVVGLVFFASWVVNAVLRVLIQGGLTVDPAPTVGE; translated from the coding sequence GTGCGTGCCGTCAACGGTGTGAACCTGGGGTTGATGTTCCTGCTGGAAGTGGGAGTCATTGCGGGCGCATGCGTTTGGGGCTTCACCACGTCGGGCGGGCTGGTGCTGCGGGTGAGCCTGGGTGTGCTGGCTCCGGTGCTGTTCATCCTCATGTGGGCGCTGTTCGGCGCCGCCGCCGACGCCCGCTTCCCGCTCACCGGTCCGTGGCGCGTTGCCCTGGAACTGATCTGGTTCGGCGGCGGCGCCCTGGCCTGGGCCACCGCCACCGAATCCGTGGTCGGCCTAGTGTTCTTCGCCTCCTGGGTGGTGAATGCCGTGCTGCGCGTGCTCATCCAGGGCGGGCTGACCGTCGATCCCGCCCCGACCGTCGGCGAGTAG
- a CDS encoding nuclear transport factor 2 family protein, translating into MEASATRAVVEELLGRIGGGDADAIAELYAPVSDWKLDWPEHEHGRAQTPWIRQRATRADAAEHFRELARHHVPEEAGTVIERVLVDGRDAVILGEIRQTARATGRAYRSRFALHVTVEDGLITRHHIYEDSLAVAQAFDASAGTA; encoded by the coding sequence ATGGAGGCGAGCGCGACGCGCGCTGTGGTGGAGGAATTGCTCGGGCGGATCGGTGGCGGTGACGCGGACGCGATCGCGGAACTGTACGCACCGGTGAGCGACTGGAAACTGGATTGGCCCGAGCACGAGCACGGACGTGCGCAGACGCCGTGGATTCGGCAGCGCGCGACCCGTGCGGACGCGGCCGAGCATTTTCGCGAACTCGCCCGCCATCACGTGCCGGAGGAGGCGGGCACCGTCATCGAGCGCGTGCTCGTCGACGGGCGCGATGCGGTGATCCTCGGCGAGATCCGTCAGACGGCGCGTGCCACCGGCCGTGCCTACCGGTCGCGCTTCGCGTTGCACGTCACCGTCGAGGACGGCCTGATCACCCGCCATCACATCTACGAGGACAGCCTCGCGGTGGCGCAGGCGTTCGACGCGTCCGCTGGAACCGCCTGA
- a CDS encoding phosphotransferase family protein, translated as MTQVKVVVAHHERATIRVGDVFLKVDADQANTDVEVAAMALAPIPTPEVLWRKPPVLALAALPGHALARLGQPSTASTASAASAASAAAWAAAGAALRTLHDAPLPPWPGRSVEHLAAELDSECAWLLANEVLPTELVTRNRRIAETALRPWTPAFIHGDLQVAHVFVDGAEVSGVLDWSEAAPGDPLFDLATLTLGHPERLDDLLTGYGTAVDHAVIRGWWSLRSLRGIRWLIEHGYDPATPGGEVDVLRRAILVD; from the coding sequence GTGACGCAGGTGAAAGTCGTTGTCGCGCACCATGAGCGGGCGACCATTCGGGTCGGGGACGTGTTCCTGAAGGTCGACGCCGATCAGGCGAACACCGATGTCGAGGTGGCGGCCATGGCGCTGGCGCCGATCCCGACACCGGAAGTGTTGTGGCGCAAGCCGCCCGTGCTCGCGCTGGCCGCCCTCCCGGGGCACGCGCTGGCCCGCCTCGGTCAGCCCTCGACGGCCTCGACGGCCTCGGCGGCCTCGGCGGCCTCGGCGGCGGCATGGGCGGCCGCCGGTGCCGCGCTGCGCACGCTGCACGACGCGCCACTGCCACCGTGGCCCGGTCGTAGCGTCGAGCACCTTGCCGCGGAACTCGACAGCGAATGCGCGTGGCTCCTCGCGAACGAGGTCCTGCCGACAGAGCTGGTCACCCGCAACCGCCGGATCGCCGAAACCGCGCTACGGCCTTGGACTCCGGCATTCATCCACGGCGACCTGCAGGTCGCGCACGTGTTCGTCGACGGTGCCGAGGTGAGCGGGGTGCTCGACTGGTCCGAGGCGGCCCCCGGCGACCCCCTGTTCGATCTGGCCACGTTGACCCTCGGCCATCCGGAGCGCCTCGACGACCTGCTGACCGGCTACGGCACCGCCGTCGACCACGCCGTGATCCGCGGCTGGTGGTCCCTGCGCAGCCTGCGCGGCATCCGCTGGCTCATCGAACACGGCTACGACCCGGCCACGCCCGGCGGCGAGGTCGACGTACTGCGCCGCGCGATCCTGGTCGATTGA
- a CDS encoding heme ABC transporter ATP-binding protein translates to MSGVRRVFARTHEVPGAPELGAVTLRARGVSVERRGAHSAQRRVLEDVDFDVVAGEIVALVGPNGAGKSTLLAALAGELAPSAGVIELDGHALTHWSPLDMARRRAVLPQTHSVGFPFTAREVVAMGRAPWLRTGRRELDDERIAAAMTAADVKHLAARSFPTLSGGERARVALARVLAQDTGTLLLDEPTAALDLGHQEAVLHLATARARAGAAVVIVLHDLGIAAAYADRVAVLDAGRIAADGPPRKVLTTELLTRVYQHPVEVLDHPETGAQLVLPIRR, encoded by the coding sequence GTGAGTGGGGTGCGGCGGGTGTTCGCGCGGACGCATGAGGTGCCGGGGGCGCCGGAGCTCGGGGCGGTGACGTTGCGGGCGCGCGGGGTGAGTGTGGAACGGCGAGGGGCGCATTCGGCGCAGCGGCGGGTGCTCGAGGACGTGGACTTCGATGTGGTCGCCGGGGAGATCGTCGCACTGGTCGGGCCGAACGGGGCGGGCAAGTCCACGCTGCTGGCGGCGCTAGCCGGGGAACTCGCGCCCAGCGCCGGGGTGATCGAGCTCGACGGGCACGCGTTGACGCACTGGTCGCCGTTGGACATGGCGCGCCGGCGGGCCGTGCTCCCCCAAACCCACAGCGTCGGTTTCCCGTTCACCGCCCGCGAGGTCGTCGCGATGGGCCGGGCTCCGTGGCTGCGCACCGGACGCCGCGAACTCGACGACGAACGGATCGCCGCCGCGATGACCGCCGCCGACGTGAAACATCTTGCCGCCCGGTCGTTTCCGACACTGTCCGGCGGTGAACGCGCGCGGGTCGCGCTCGCGCGGGTGCTCGCTCAGGACACCGGCACCCTGCTGCTGGACGAGCCCACCGCCGCACTGGACCTCGGCCATCAGGAAGCCGTGCTGCACCTGGCCACCGCCCGCGCACGGGCCGGAGCCGCGGTCGTCATCGTCCTGCACGATCTCGGCATCGCCGCCGCCTACGCCGACCGGGTGGCCGTGCTCGACGCAGGCCGCATCGCCGCCGACGGCCCACCCCGCAAGGTCCTCACCACCGAGCTGCTCACCCGCGTCTACCAGCACCCCGTCGAAGTCCTCGACCACCCCGAGACCGGCGCCCAACTCGTCCTCCCCATCCGCCGCTGA
- a CDS encoding FecCD family ABC transporter permease: MTDTTVTRSPVTPAPKSRGRSRTTVVFAVAIAGLIALALASAAIGQVPTTPAEVAGSVLHRIGLDWGPLPAHPAGEVTLWEVRFPRVLLAMLVGAALATAGGLLQGVFANPLAEPGVIGVSAGAAVGAGTVIVVGGAFVAAWSVAAAAFVAGLATTALVYALARANGRTEVVTLVLTGVAINAFAGGLIAFLLFVASPAARDQIVFWQLGSLNGATWDSVSVVAILGGVGITAAVLIAPRLDLLALGEAAARHLGVDVERLRRNVILIVAILATAGVAFTGIVLFVGLIVPHLVRMLVGPAHRVLIPLSAILGAVVLLAADVAARSLVHNADLPLGMLTSLIGGPFFFWLLRRTRARAGGWA, encoded by the coding sequence ATGACCGACACCACGGTCACCCGCTCACCTGTCACGCCCGCACCGAAGTCACGCGGACGGTCGCGCACCACCGTGGTTTTCGCGGTCGCGATCGCCGGGCTGATCGCGCTCGCGCTGGCCTCCGCCGCGATCGGGCAGGTGCCGACCACGCCCGCCGAGGTGGCGGGCAGCGTGCTGCATCGGATCGGACTCGACTGGGGTCCGCTGCCCGCGCATCCCGCGGGTGAGGTGACGCTGTGGGAGGTGCGGTTCCCGCGGGTGCTGCTCGCGATGCTCGTCGGTGCGGCGCTGGCCACCGCGGGCGGACTGCTGCAGGGGGTGTTCGCCAATCCGCTCGCCGAACCCGGTGTGATCGGGGTGTCGGCGGGGGCGGCGGTCGGGGCGGGCACGGTCATCGTGGTCGGCGGGGCGTTCGTCGCGGCGTGGTCGGTGGCCGCGGCCGCGTTCGTCGCCGGGCTGGCCACCACCGCACTGGTGTACGCGCTGGCCCGCGCCAACGGGCGCACCGAGGTGGTCACGCTGGTGCTGACCGGTGTCGCGATCAATGCCTTCGCCGGTGGACTCATCGCGTTCCTGCTGTTCGTCGCCTCGCCCGCCGCGCGCGATCAGATCGTATTCTGGCAACTCGGTTCGCTCAACGGCGCCACCTGGGATTCGGTGAGCGTCGTCGCGATCCTCGGCGGCGTCGGTATCACCGCGGCCGTGCTCATCGCGCCGCGGCTGGACCTGCTCGCGCTCGGCGAAGCCGCCGCGCGTCATCTCGGCGTCGACGTGGAACGCTTGCGGCGCAACGTGATCCTGATCGTCGCGATCCTCGCCACCGCGGGCGTCGCGTTTACGGGGATCGTGCTGTTCGTCGGGTTGATCGTCCCGCACCTGGTCCGCATGCTCGTCGGCCCCGCGCACCGCGTGCTGATTCCGCTGAGCGCCATCCTCGGCGCCGTGGTCCTGCTCGCCGCCGACGTCGCCGCCCGCTCCCTCGTACACAACGCCGACCTCCCCCTCGGCATGCTCACCTCCCTCATCGGCGGCCCCTTCTTCTTCTGGTTGCTCCGCCGCACCCGCGCCCGCGCCGGAGGATGGGCATGA
- a CDS encoding heme/hemin ABC transporter substrate-binding protein: MRHATSAQRSVRARRGGGLVRWALALLALTLVVCTAACGTDSAATNSGQRGPATAKLTDLDPVPIGPEPTPALPVTVRSFDGTDVTITDASRIIAVDRYGTLAQVVYALGLGPKLIGRGTVANPAIHDVPIVAGGNGSLNLEGVLALRPSVFLTDDVTVTPQLRDQLRAAGVNVVFFDPKRTMDGVGPQIEAVAAALGVPDRGQALARRTQDEIAAAIAAMPKQDPKLKIAFLYLRSTAITMLAGPGSGADALIAALGADDAGSALSEPFITITSEAMIGAAPDVLIVMSDGLKSVGGVDGLEKVPGIAQTPAGRNKRVVDMADTVVLSFGPNTGRVITALGEAVYGPKPA, from the coding sequence ATGAGGCATGCGACGTCGGCACAGCGGTCGGTCCGGGCACGGCGCGGCGGCGGGCTGGTCCGGTGGGCGCTCGCGCTGCTCGCGCTCACCCTGGTGGTGTGCACCGCGGCGTGCGGTACCGACAGTGCCGCAACGAACTCCGGTCAGCGCGGGCCCGCGACGGCGAAGCTCACCGACCTCGATCCGGTGCCGATCGGGCCGGAGCCGACACCCGCCCTGCCGGTGACGGTGCGCTCGTTCGACGGCACCGACGTCACCATCACCGACGCGAGCCGCATCATCGCCGTCGACCGCTACGGCACGCTGGCCCAGGTCGTGTACGCACTCGGCTTGGGGCCCAAGCTGATCGGGCGCGGCACCGTGGCCAACCCCGCGATCCACGACGTGCCGATCGTGGCAGGCGGCAACGGGTCGCTGAACCTGGAAGGCGTACTGGCGCTTCGTCCTTCGGTGTTCCTCACCGACGACGTCACGGTGACGCCGCAGCTGCGGGATCAGTTGCGCGCGGCCGGGGTGAACGTGGTCTTCTTCGATCCGAAGCGCACCATGGACGGGGTCGGCCCGCAGATCGAAGCCGTCGCCGCCGCACTGGGTGTGCCCGACCGGGGGCAGGCGCTCGCGCGGCGCACCCAGGACGAGATCGCGGCCGCCATCGCGGCGATGCCGAAGCAGGATCCGAAGCTGAAGATCGCCTTCCTGTACCTGCGCAGCACCGCGATCACCATGCTGGCGGGCCCCGGCTCGGGTGCCGACGCCCTGATCGCCGCGCTCGGCGCGGACGACGCGGGCTCGGCGCTGTCGGAGCCGTTCATCACGATCACCAGCGAGGCCATGATCGGCGCAGCGCCCGACGTGCTCATCGTGATGTCGGACGGACTGAAATCCGTCGGCGGCGTCGACGGGTTGGAGAAGGTGCCCGGCATCGCGCAGACGCCCGCCGGACGCAACAAGCGCGTCGTCGACATGGCCGACACCGTGGTGCTGAGCTTCGGCCCCAACACCGGCCGGGTCATCACGGCCCTCGGCGAGGCCGTGTACGGCCCGAAACCCGCATGA
- a CDS encoding aldo/keto reductase, which translates to MEQRTVGRSGLRVSRIGLATHTWGTHTDTDDAGVQLVAFVEAGGTLVDTSPAYTGGGAQRILAELLGDLVSRDDLVLSGCAGIAPRVTPAPVGPAVPDATHTDVDTSRRALLRQLDRTLLELGTDHLDIWSVGVWDPRTPLEEVAATLEFAVRSGKVRYAGVRGFNAWQLASLAALAPTSAAQTPYSLLARGAETDFVPAAQHHGVGVIASAPLAGGILTGKYRDGVPADSRGADESTAADIRDSLDERATRVVDALVTAADGLGTSPLAVALAWIRDRPGVASMIVGARDIGQLTGVLAAEALELPRAIAAALDDVSARTE; encoded by the coding sequence ATGGAACAACGGACGGTCGGCCGCAGTGGCCTACGAGTGTCCAGGATCGGATTGGCGACCCATACCTGGGGTACGCACACCGATACCGACGACGCCGGGGTACAGCTGGTGGCGTTCGTCGAAGCGGGCGGCACCCTCGTCGACACCTCCCCGGCCTATACCGGTGGTGGCGCACAGCGGATCCTGGCCGAGTTGCTCGGCGATCTGGTCTCCCGTGACGATCTGGTGCTCAGTGGTTGCGCGGGCATCGCCCCGCGGGTCACGCCCGCCCCGGTCGGCCCCGCCGTGCCGGACGCCACGCACACCGACGTCGACACCTCCCGGCGCGCGTTACTGCGTCAGCTCGACCGGACGCTGCTCGAGCTGGGCACCGACCACCTCGACATCTGGAGTGTCGGGGTGTGGGATCCGCGGACGCCGCTCGAGGAGGTCGCCGCGACGCTCGAGTTCGCGGTCCGGTCCGGGAAGGTCCGCTACGCCGGGGTGCGCGGTTTCAACGCCTGGCAGCTGGCCAGCCTCGCCGCGCTCGCCCCGACCAGCGCAGCGCAGACGCCGTACTCGCTGCTCGCGCGGGGCGCGGAAACCGATTTCGTGCCCGCCGCCCAGCACCACGGGGTCGGGGTGATCGCCTCGGCTCCGCTCGCGGGCGGCATCCTCACCGGCAAGTACCGCGACGGGGTGCCCGCGGATTCGCGTGGTGCCGACGAGTCGACCGCCGCCGATATCCGCGACAGTCTCGACGAGCGGGCGACCCGCGTGGTCGACGCGCTGGTCACCGCCGCGGACGGGCTCGGCACCTCGCCGCTCGCCGTGGCGCTGGCCTGGATCAGGGATCGTCCCGGTGTGGCGAGCATGATCGTCGGGGCCCGCGATATCGGCCAGCTCACCGGCGTGCTCGCCGCCGAGGCGCTCGAGCTGCCCCGCGCGATCGCGGCCGCGCTGGACGACGTGAGCGCTCGCACCGAATGA